The genomic DNA CCGCCCACCCTCGCCCTGCTCTGCCACGGCCTCTGGCTGGTCGGCGCGGTCGAGCTGCTGCGCGGACCCGGCACCCGCCTCGTCGCCCGCCCCCGGGTCTGGCGCACCGTCGTCGCCGCCAACGGGGTGGCCATGACCGCGTTCCTCTGGCACCTCACCGCGATGCTCGGGGTCTACGGCGCGATGCTCGCCCTCGACGTCCCCCTGCCCGGACCGGCCACCGGCGCCTGGTGGGCCCAGGTCCCGCTCCGGCTCGCCGCGGCGGCGGCCCTCACCGCCGGGCTCGTCGCCGTCTTCCGTACCTTCGAACGACCGGTCTCCGCCCTGCCCGGCAAGGGTTCCGGCGCCGTCTCGGCGCTCGGCGCGACCCTCTGCCTGCTCGGTGTGCTCGGCCTGTCCATGGTCGGCTTCGGCGGGCTCCTGGAGGGACACACGGCGCTGCTCATCGCGGTACGGGTCAGCGCCCCGGCCGCCGTCGCGATGGCACTCGGCGGCTGGTTCCTGGTGGAACGCGCGGGCCGGTGAGCGCGGGCCCCGCCCGGGACGGGGCCGTCGGGGTTCCCGCCGCGCCGTACCCTGGGGACGTCGAACGAACCCCTGGACAGGAGTGAAATGGCCGTCAATCTGGTCAATGTCGAGCAGGTCACCAAGGTGTACGGCACCCGTGCCCTGCTCGACGGCGTATCCCTCGGGGTGTCCGAGGGCGACCGGATCGGTGTCGTCGGCCGCAACGGCGACGGCAAGACGACCCTCATCCGGATGCTCGCCAAACTGGAGGAGGCGGACACCGGCCGCGTCACGCACAACGGCGGGCTGCGGCTCGGGGTCCTCACCCAGCACGACTCCCTCGACCCGTCGGCGACGATCCGCCACGAGGTCATCGGCGATCTCGCCGACCACGAGTGGGCGGGCAGCGCCAAGATCCGTGATGTGCTCACCGGCCTGTTCGGCGGGCTCGCCCTGCCCGGCTTCGAGCACGGGCTGGACACCGTCATCGCCCCGCTCTCCGGTGGTGAGCGCCGCCGCATCGCGCTCGCCAAGCTGCTCATCGGCGAACCGGATCTGATCGTCCTGGACGAGCCCACCAACCACCTCGACGTCGAGGGCATCTCCTGGCTGGCCGGACATCTGCGGGCCCGCCGCTCCGCGCTCGTCTGCGTCACGCACGACCGGTGGTTCCTCGACCAGGTCTGCACCCGTATGTGGGACGTCCAGCGCGGCACGGTCCACGAGTACGAGGGCGGCTACAGCGACTACGTCTTCGCCCGCGCCGAACGGGAGCGGATCGCCGCGACCGAGGAGTCCAAGCGGCAGAACCTGATGCGCAAGGAGCTGGCCTGGCTGCGCCGGGGCGCCCCGGCCCGTACGTCGAAGCCGCGCTACCGCATCGAGGCCGCCAACGAGCTGATCGCCGATGTGCCGCCGCCGCGCGACACCAGCGAGCTGATGAAGTTCGCCAACGCCCGCCTCGGCAAGACCGTCTTCGACCTGGAGGACGTGACTGTCCAGGCCGGGCCCAAGACGCTGCTCACCCACCTCACCTGGCAGCTCGGTCCGGGCGACCGGATCGGTCTGGTCGGGGTCAACGGCGCCGGCAAGACCTCGCTGCTGCGGGCGCTGGCCGAGGCCTCCCGTACGCAGGGCGAGGAGCAGCCGGCCGCCGGCAGGATCGT from Streptomyces sp. NBC_00654 includes the following:
- a CDS encoding ABC-F family ATP-binding cassette domain-containing protein, whose product is MAVNLVNVEQVTKVYGTRALLDGVSLGVSEGDRIGVVGRNGDGKTTLIRMLAKLEEADTGRVTHNGGLRLGVLTQHDSLDPSATIRHEVIGDLADHEWAGSAKIRDVLTGLFGGLALPGFEHGLDTVIAPLSGGERRRIALAKLLIGEPDLIVLDEPTNHLDVEGISWLAGHLRARRSALVCVTHDRWFLDQVCTRMWDVQRGTVHEYEGGYSDYVFARAERERIAATEESKRQNLMRKELAWLRRGAPARTSKPRYRIEAANELIADVPPPRDTSELMKFANARLGKTVFDLEDVTVQAGPKTLLTHLTWQLGPGDRIGLVGVNGAGKTSLLRALAEASRTQGEEQPAAGRIVVGKTVRLAYLSQEVSELPPNLRVLEAVQQVRDRVDLGKGREMTAGQLCEQFGFSKEKQWTPVGDLSGGERRRLQILRLLMDEPNVLFLDEPTNDLDIETLTQLEDLLDGWPGSMIVISHDRFFIERTTDRVMALLGDRTLRMLPRGIDEYLERRQRMEETATPSAAAPAPSGGTSAPAPAVSPQEARAAKKELQKVERQLDKMSTRETALHKQIADNATDFEKVAKLDAELRELVTERDELEMRWLELAEDA